One Meles meles chromosome 11, mMelMel3.1 paternal haplotype, whole genome shotgun sequence DNA segment encodes these proteins:
- the LOC123952629 gene encoding nascent polypeptide-associated complex subunit alpha, muscle-specific form-like has protein sequence MASGQHKGALRGAAMQGPCPLRVDQGCQEAGQDLPEDLGGGPEPAPSPGMEKAPPLPGGSQACPRRLSAQGSRRLRQRRGLAAPRTRALDAERSPGQRRAVLPGDGREAPAASAGHGSAYSPERRDTGRHHVRRRPAPRVPRPRRRPRRPTGRRSRQCSLCPARPLVRRFRAWPGVPHGGLTRRTLRRPPGSPGSDASGDPTGGPRPRLLSPRPDGVFRVPRGGRREPAARGLLQGRYPSGAPPGAAMAPPRPHAREPARQSRRLPRLPRSPHLVRATPPADAPRAAAFHGVGGGVALTTALCGAPTDTDPRASAPPPRLILLKTRFRTTAQPRTRARRRQPPGRAGSAAGAPRAVLKECQRALGGAQRSATRERGRLPGGSAASRAARGPLTPHTPKMAAPGAQTRPSEQEPRSPASRSKQNVAPLPPTADKAGDPGPAAPGSRLAPPSPPLCGLERLPAACPSLGSRGVEARAPA, from the exons ATGGCCTCCGGACAGCACAAAGGAGCTCTTCGGGGGGCGGCCATGCAGGGCCCCTGTCCTCTGCGCGTGGACCAAGGGTG CCAGGAAGCAGGCCAGGACCTCCCGGAGGACCTCGGGGGCGGCCCGGagccggccccctccccaggcatgGAGAAGGCACCGCCTCTGCCGGGGGGCAGCCAGGCCTGTCCCCGCCGCCTCTCCGCACAGGGCTCCCGCAGGCTCAGGCAGAGGCGGGGTCTCGCGGCTCCCAGAACCAGGGCCCTTGACGCCGAGCGAAGCCCCGGCCAGCGCCGCGCTGTACTGCCGGGAGACGGGAGGGAGGCCCCAGCCGCCTCTGCAGGGCACGGGTCCGCGTACAGCCCGGAGCGGCGGGACACGGGCCGCCACCACGTGAGGCGACGGCCAGCGCCTCGTGTGCCGCGGCCACGGAGGCGGCCACGGAGGCCCACGGGCCGCAGGTCACGGCAGTGCAGCCTCTGCCCGGCGCGTCCCCTCGTCAGACGGTTCCGCGCTTGGCCCGGCGTCCCCCACGGCGGCCTGACCCGCCGGACGCTCAGACGGCCCCCGGGGTCACCCGGGAGTGACGCGAGCGGCGACCCCACCGGCGGTCCCCGACCGAGGCTCCTCTCCCCGCGCCCCGACGGCGTCTTCCGCGTCCCGCGGGGAGGGAGGCGCGAGCCGGCTGCCCGGGGCCTTCTCCAAGGACGCTACCCCTCAGGGGCTCCGCCCGGGGCGGCCATGGCACCCCCGAGGCCCCACGCTCGGGAGCCCGCCCGGCAGTCGCGCCGGCTCCCGCGGCTCCCCCGCAGCCCGCACCTCGTCAGGGC GACGCCGCCCGCAGACGCGCCCCGCGCAGCGGCCTTCCACGGAGTTGGGGGCGGCGTCGCACTTACCACAGCGCTCTGCGGGGCTCCCACCGACACCGACCCGCGCGCCTCCGCTCCGCCGCCGCGGCTGATTCTCCTCAAAACGCGCTTCCGCACAACCGCGCAACCCCGAACGCGCGCCCGCCGACGCCAGCCTCCGGGCCGTGCCGGCTCCGCCGCGGGGGCACCGCGCGCGGTCCTGAAGGAGTGTCAGCGGGCTCTCGGGGGCGCCCAGAGGTCAGCGACGAGGGAGCGCGGGCGGCTCCCAGGAGGCTCCGCGGCCTCCCGCGCCGCACGAGGCCCGCTCACGCCACACACGCCCAAGATGGCGGCGCCGGGCGCGCAAACCCGCCCGAGTGAGCAGGAGCCGCGCAGCCCGGCTTCCCGCTCCAAGCAGAACGTGGCACCTCTGCCACCAACTGCTGACAAAGCGGGAGACCCGGGCCCGGCCGCGCCCGGCTCTCGTCTCGCTCCCCCGAGCCCTCCGCTCTGCGGCCTGGAACGCCTGCCGGCCGCGTGCCCGTCCTTGGGGTCCCGCGGAGTCGAGGCCCGAGCGCCCGCCTGA